A region of the Osmia lignaria lignaria isolate PbOS001 chromosome 5, iyOsmLign1, whole genome shotgun sequence genome:
TCTAGTGGTAATGTAACATGTAAAAATACTTTCTGTTTATTAAGTAAAACATTTAATGCACTAACCCGATACTTGTTGTATAAACCTTTTTATACAGTTTATACAAATGAAGTTAATACATTCTTACAGGAAGCAACTATGTTTACTAATACATCTTTATAATATATAGCATAAAACTTGAcacttttatattataataatagaaataaaaaggagCACCCTGCCTTTCAAAATGTAGTTTAAACAGAacgaaattaaacaattttgtgCATTATGCGCATTGCAAAGGCAGAGTAAATTGTTCTCGATCTTTCTGTTCTTTAATAACAGCCATAAGAACCTTAAGTTGATTAATCGTGTCTTCCGGACAAGTTACACGATGACCAACAGTTAAATCGCTTTCATAAATTTCGTAATCGTTACCACCTTCCATCGTTTTGTCACCGAAGAAATGTATTTCATCGTACCCTTGAATGTGTCTGAGACAATACGTTTTGTCCCAACCAATAGGAAAAACATCGAAAGATATTTGACCACCTTGATATataaaacgaaagaaatttgTTTCACTTTAAGTTTTGTATATTCCTTTTTGCTGGCACGTAATACGCGCTATGTATAAAACTGTtcattcttttaatttaattaaactaaaaattaatttttaagtatAAAATTTTACTTACCAATACTGTATCTTAAAGCAAGATCTGGAAATTCTTTTTTAAGAGCTTGAATAAATTTCTGACGAATTTGATTTTCAATATCGTATTCATAAAACTGAATACGTTCCTCTTTAGTACAGTTACGGCCAATTGGTGATATATTAAGCATACCTGTTCTAAATTCTATAAAAGTACCACGTTTGATTGGCAAATGTAATTCagatatatattttaaacaaaagtttATAAATTCTTGCAGCTTCTCCTCGCCGATAACACTTTGTATTGTCTAAAATATGAAACTTGTTTGAGGCAAcagttaaaaatgatacaaattttatatGCTACATCATATTGCTTACTTCTGTTGGCAATTGTTTACCATCATGAAAAGCAATGAGTCCATTTTCTGCAAAAACATATTTGTATTTCTCAAATATGGTTCCACCACCCAACTGTTCTTTCAGTTTTTCTATATCTGATCCTCCGACCACAGATATATCAAATTCTTTTCTAGTAACATCCAAAATAAACTTCTCCACATCTGGCTTAATTACctgaaaaaataattcaattagcACACATACAATATAACAAACATCTTTATAATTATGTAGTATTTGTACCTGTCTAGGATCAGTGAGCGTGCCATCAACATCAAATAAACACATTATCTTCTTAGACATGGTATATAGAATGGTTTCTCTTAGTTAATTGATCTGAAACAtatgtttctaaattaaatttttattaagcaTAAACAGAAAGTGATATTAAAAAACACAAATGTAGACAATAAAGTTTTTTAATATATACCAGAAACCAACATAAATaatcttttttatcatttttagtcTTCAAAAAATTACAGTAAGATGTGAATAATCTATAACTTTCCCTCCAcctatataaaaaattaactttctGACAGATTTTAAGTATCCTCTAAGattcattttttcaataaaattaatatctatatatatatatatatatatagatttcTAGATCGACGAACAGAATGAAAACAATAATCCATTTCACTCACGtttttaaaaacataaaatctgtaaaattaatttcaatgtatttattaaattgtaacaataatgacatataacctaatataataaaaatatcaaaaacacATTAATCATATCATTTCAGTTTTacatgaattaatttttttctctacGCTTTCGTCGAtctcgaaattaaaaaaaagagaataaataaaaaaaaagtacagaCAGTTGTATATAAGCAGTTAATACGTGGCTAGATTGACGCCCTCTTTATGGGATCTAATCCCTGCGCTTACGGCTACAATATTGCGAAGAatgttattgaataaattatatatcTTTATTTATCTTATCTTATTTGGTTTACATCATTTAAATGCAGACAAATTACCGCCTAAAAATGCCATCTTACTTTTGGGTAAGTACCTATGgtttgtaaaaatataataaatttaatatttgttttaaaaataaaatttacaattacTATATCTTTTTGTtataaatcaaaaatatttaattttgttgtatttgataattttacctttatatttaattttatttctacacAGCTGATGATGGCGGATTTGAAATGCGatcctatttaaataaaatttgtcaaaCACCTAATCTGGATTATTTGGCAAAAGaaagtttattatttaacaatgcATTTACTTCGGTCAGCAGTTGTTCTCCCAGGTAGAACTTTAGTTTAAAACTTGCTATTTACAAGTAACAtagatacttttcatttttaatttcagcCGTTCTTCTTTACTCACTGGATTACCCAGTCATCAAAATGGAATGTACGGTCTTCATCATGGAATTCATCATTTCAATTCATTTGATAATGTTCAGAGTCTACCAAAAATGTTAAAGAACAATAATATAAGAACAGGTATATTTTAGTTTAATAACTAATGCATGGTTTGAACTCAACTTTGCATATTTTACAGGTATCATTGGTAAAAAACATGTGGGACCAAGCAGTGTATATCCATTTGACTTTGCGCaaacagaagaaaataattccatACTTCAAGTTGGtcgaaatattacaaaaattaagcTCTTAGTAAGAGAATTCCTCTCTCAGAATAAAAGCCAGTATGAATTTATTATTCCTCAAATTATTTGTTATCTATTGACAAAGCATAAAtatgatttaaaatttttagacctttctttttatacattGGATTTCATGACCCCCATCGATGTGGTCACAGACATCCGGAATATGGAAGCTTTTGTGAAAAATTTGGTAATGGAGATATTGGTATGGGTAGTATACCTGATTGGCATCCAATATATTATCAATGGGAACAGGTAAAAGTTCCTTATTTTGTTCAAAATACAGAAGCTGCAAGGCGAGATATTGCTGCTCAATACACAACTATTTCTCGTTTGGATCAAGGTATACAGATTAATATCTAAGATTCTCTTACTAATTTAAAGTTAATTACAACAATTGAACATTTTTTGTTAAAGTAAATTTATTGTATATGTAAAACTTAAGTACTCAAGCACTTAATTAATAATAAgctgtatatttaatattttaaaggtGTAGGTTTAGTTCTGAAGGAACTGGAGAATGCTGGTTTTAAAGACAACACTCTAGTGATCTACACATCTGATAATGGTATACCATTTCCAAACGGTCGAACGAATTTATATGAACCAggtattaaagaaaatatttataacattacttaaacataataataattaaatttttttgtgTTAGGATTAGCAGAGCCTATGATGATCAGATCACCAATTCCTAATCATAGGAGAAATAGTGTGACATATAGTTTAACATCCTTATTAGATATTGTACCAACATTATTAGATTGGTTTAACATACCATACATGAATCAATCCCATGCTTCATTTAATGCAAATAAAGTATCTGCTCCTCGTTTAACAGGAAAATCACTTCTTCCGCTTCTTGTTGAAGGTAAATCTGAAATATTTTCTctcattaatataaaattaatttttaacattatttCATTGTGTGTGTTTGAAAATAGAGCCTGTAGAAAATAATACAAGTGTTTTTGGCAGTCAAACACATCATGAAATTACTATGTACTATCCCATGCGTGCTATTAGAACTAAAAGATACAAGCTCATACACAACATAAATTACAAAATGCCATTTCCTATTGATCAGGATTTCTATGTATCACCAACCTTCCAGGTAATCTGCAAACAAATCATATAATCTGTAAAATTACGAAATATTCTTCTCACTtatagtaataaattttttttttatttgaaggatattttaaatagaactaGAAACAATCAACCACTTCCATGGTACAAAACATTAGGAATCTATTATGAGAGACCTGAATGGGAATTATATGACTTGAAATATGATCCAGAAGAAACAAACAATATTGTCTTTAACTCAACTGCAAAGGTAGATAACAAAAATTGAATTAGCAGGATTTAAAGCCTCTAATTACatctaaacattttttttagCAAATATTTATAGATTTAAAAGAAAGATTATTTAAGTGGCAGAAAATGACCAATGATCCATGGCTTTGCGCACCGAGCGGCGTTCTCAATGATATTGGAACTGCGAATGCTCAGTGTATGCcactacaaaattttatttaaacacaaTTTATGATAAACTTTTTTTatgatgatattaaaaaacCTGAAATACTcatatttataaacattttgataCAATtacgatattaaaaaatatacaattttttttgtgAAATCCTTACctgttgaaataaattataatggAAAAGTAGGATGTAGTAGAGAAATGTTTTTTACATCCTTTTCACGACGTTTTAGAAGAATTTCATTCAACTGACGAACGTAAGTTGAAGACTTGTTTGCAGATTTCTCTACTGCTTTTAATTCTGTTGATATTTCATTCATCTAAAATACGATAAAATTGATTAGAACGATGGACATAAACCTAAATAGAAAAGTCATTTGCAAAAGTAAAAGCTTACATATTGTTTGTAGCCCAAGTATCTGTTGTATTTCTGATTGTTATTATAGATTTGCTTAACTTGTATCATAAAAACGAGGCACAGTAAAAGACCACCAAGTAGCACAAGCAAATTTGTGTTTTGTAAACCGCGTAAAACAAGCATTATTTACGTTGAGGTTATTTTGGTTAATTTATAGTATCTTTGTACAAAAGATTAGATAAATGTCACGTAAAACGTGACTCAAAAATACTTATATGAAAGTTAGGAACATCATACGTTTATATTAGTAAACATACCActtataaaataacaaataacatATTACGTGCAACACGCTAACGCAACACCATCTCTTGTTTGAAAGTTCAGGTAGATTAAGTAAGCGACTTGGAAACTCTtgatttattacatagaaaatattgatttgTAATTATTTCTATATAATTAGTTTACAAATTCaaacgttaattataatttaattgtaaaattaaatcgtTTACGAAAAGTGGTTTCAAATTCGATcacagcgccatctatacgaaaacggCCGAAACTAGTCAACAAGTCACCAATCGATTTCCCGGGGAACACCAGCGCCACCTATCGGGTAACCGCGGAAACTTCTTGTCGAATAGTTTCCGCGGTTTCCTGATAGGTGGCGCCAGTGTCCCTCGGAAAATAGGTCGAtaacttgttgagtagtttgagccgttttcgtatagatggcgctagggtagaatttaaaaaattttgtaattaattaatttttaaataaacgatttttatttaaataatttttaacacgtACAAAGTTCAAATCAATGTTgttcagattaaaaaaaaattatcagataGAATTATTAGATAATAAACGATATCTCGGTGTAAGGTGATAGCTTGTATTACACTGAGCTAAACATTGTGTCAAATAACTGTTTTGTgtcatatatttttcattagctaatgaaatatattaaaatgttgACACTGGAAACGTACCAGTTAACTCATCCAGAATCGCTGACAGATGCTGAACTTagagaaattttagaaaatgtaaGTGAGTATGGTTATGTTCTTTAACTAGCTTCTTCGATTAATACTAAACAATTAATTTGTTCGTGAATTAAACTCTTACTTATTTAACTGTAAATATGTTTAATTTTGTTCAAAGGTTCAGAAcactttattaattaattcaaagaaTGCATTTTTTTACTACTACTATGTAtaatattgtttaaatattttcttaatctATTTATAGAGGTGTATAGATTTTAATCATTATAAAAACTTTACAAGATGTGAGTTAATAGAACTGTATAAACGAGTGGCAATGCCATTACCTCAAAGGCAATCTGAAAATAGTCAAAACTCAAATGTAAAGAAAGATAACGAGGAATCAAATTCAGTTAATGAGTCTCACCAAAATTCTGTCCCTTTGTAAGtgaaaatcaataaaaataaaagctgcATTATTTTACTCTTTTCTGTATAACAGTAGCCTTtgttgtataattaaaaaagaaaagatttggATGTAAGAACTCTAAAGTTTAAAGATTATGTATATAAtctataagaaattatttaatgagaaaatataaaaatattctacagGAATGATACAAGTAGTACAAAACCAAATGTAAATGAGGTAACAAAAGCACCTCAGTTTTCTAATATGAAGTCAGCAACATCTCCTGGAAATGAATTTAAATGTACAACTAAAAAAGTACACTTGTGTAATtcaagtaatataataaaatgcaaTGGTGTTGATAAACGTAATAGCGATGAAAAATTTGATGTAGGTATATTAACTAGTTGTATACAAGATGGTCCATTTAGTATGAATACTTTTGGCACTTTCATTTAAGTGGTAGGCACCAAAGTAAATGAACcattttgtataatattaaaaattaggtAACTGGTATTAGAATAAATGCGTAACGAAtctgttttaatattaattaattaagaaacttttATATGTTATAGGGAGCTCCATCTAGGAAAAGACAGAAAATTACATGGCCTTAATAATATTACCGTATTAAATATGTATGgtataaaaaaaatcttttttttttaaactagaattatttttatcccTAAGTTTCTTGATAAGTAATGTTATCCATATAAGTGATTTTAAAGTATTAATCTCTGAATCATGTAATATATGCATCAACAATATGACTACTACAATAGAAATAGCCATGCTTGGTGTCTGGAATTTTTTCCtcatcttttaattatttaattgaatgaGATTTATAGCACTGATTAATAATGGTATCCATTGCAGTCGATATGTTATTGGCTAGATCTCTTGTGGGCTACATGTATGTATTCCAAATTAGATTTTAAGCATTTTGGAATTCATACATGTACATGAAATCTGATATAATTCTAGttatttactaaatttttttttaattataagcattgttattttgttattataatactATTGTATTATGATTATATGTATGAAGAATAAAGAATGAAATGTTTATGGATTCTATTGGAAAATTTTGTacgaaataataaagaaatttcatatttttatacacAATGGTTTTTGCGTACGTATTACCTCAAGTCTCTGATACATTACACTTAACAATGTATTACATACACTGTGTTATACACTCTCGCGTTTAAAAGGAATTAATCACGTGGTAAATTGTAAGATGAaagaaagtaaaaagcaagcatTCCTTAAGCAGATCGTACTGATTCTTTAATATTCATCGAGGGTCGTTCGTACGTGACAGAAACGTTACACTTACAGTTGGAATTAAAATCACATCACGTTATGCAATAGTGAAAGTAAATCTATTGTAAGCTAGAAAATGTGTTGACTAAATTGATTGTATTTCTCTTAATTTCTTACCTATAATTTGGGATACCAAATACTCATTATTCATTAAAACTTCTTGTTTGTTTCAATGAGTACTACGTGCCTCTCAAGTTTGACCCCAACTTCTTTTTGTACCCAGTAGAAGTCACTGTTTATACTTCAGTTTGATGCACTTCTAATAAAGGATcctgaatataaaaataattatgtattaaATGAACCTTATGTAAATGAATATTATCTATTATACATGTAATCTCAAAGACGTCCGTTTCAAGTGAACTAATAAATATACTTTTGGAAGCGAAACTTTTGCTGCATTAATGAAAGTATCACGTACACAGGTGGAGCATCGATTCACGTACGACGAATAACAATCGGGTACCTATAAATACGTTTGTCAGTACAAATCAAAGTCAGTACCCTTCTTGACTTTCGTTCAGTCGTACCATTACTTTAAATCCGATCAGCATGGTTAGCGAGGTGAGAAGagatttatttgataaaatatcgCACCGTTAATTGTTCTTATTTTATTGCATTATTGGCGAAAAAGTTAGTATATCGTATTTGAAAGTGACTCAAGTATTCACAGAGCATTAGTCTTCCGAGAGAAGTCTATAAGTTGCATAACAAGTGTACAGTGATACGAATGCAGTTTAGGTCTATGATGTCTGACCATAGGAGCGCTAATACTACTTATACCATTCCAAAGCCTGATTCCAGTCTGTTCCTACTTCTTATCCATTCCTCTTATACAAATTGTGGTCTGAGTAGTACACGCTTTCTTCCATAAGTCATGGGACACCTTAGAATTACTGTAACTCAAACAGAACagatttaatttctattaaaatttgcatataaaattgacattaatttttatcattacaGAAAGTAGTTATCGTACTGGCGATAGGAGTATTCGCAACGTGCCAAGGAGGTGCAGTTCCTGTCGCAGCAGTCCCAGGATTTCCGGCTGTCGCCAAGCTTGCATCATTCGACCCAAGACTTAATTACGATCCTCATCCTCAATACACTTACGCATACGACGTGCAAGATGCTTTGACAGGGGATTCAAAATCGCAACAGGAGAGCAGAAACGGCGACGTCGTCAGCGGAAGTTACAGTTTCATCGAGGCTGACGGAACTAGAAGAATCGTCGAGTACACGGCTGATTCTGTTAACGGATTTAACGCGGTTGTGCACAGAGAACCGGTGGCTGTTATTAAACCGGCCGTTAAGATTGCCCCGGTAGCTTTCCATCATTGAGAAATCttgctaattttatttatttttatccccGGTGATTCAGACAATCATATCGTTACagaaagtttaattaattccTCTGACTCGACTTGTAATTCGACTTAAAAGATTGTCATTCTGAAAGTTACCTAACAATTTTGGAGAACTATAAAGAAAGCGAAACAATATTTGATAATAGTACaaaaatgttttgtacgataaTGATGATGAAATTGAAAACGAATTCCTTTGTTATACCACGTGTTATACGGCTAGTCATACCGCACTGTACATACTACAAGcattttgtaattaaacgtttatattaaagtattttataaaatatttttatgtatttattccATGTTTCTCCTTTGTCGAAATACTAAATAAGAAATCCTTAAGTTATTTCAACCTGACAATCTATACTCCCTTTGGTTGCAACAGTTTAAAGTTATGGAACTTCAAAgcttattaaaatattcaagtgatacaatatatatttttatcattaatatatgttattattataaaaaaattattgtagaaattcaagaaaaattaatttttgagatCTATGTCTATTAGACAGACACTGATTATTAAGTCTATATCTTGTTTTTCTTGCACGAATTCAAAATGTTAACTttagaaagaaagaataaaaatttagtaTAGAAAGCACCGAGGATGAGGAACGTTCCGGAAGACCACCCCTACCTGCAAAAGGCATCCATATTGTACTTTTGTAATGTAActtttgcaaaataaaattattctcaaTAAgtttaatgaacaaaatttaCCTTTCAATGTATCTATTTATCCAGGACAAAATGGAGTAATTTGTTCTTCGCTCTAGCTGAGTAAGCGATGGTTCCTTTTACTGTCACAATGAAAAATTGTCAAATACATATTTCCATGGGATGTTTAAAAAATCCAATTCTGTAATAGTACGTGGGTCCTCCTTTACATTCATTTGTAATTTAGCTCGGCTCGAAAGAAAATGGCATTGATTTTGTCACTCTTGAAATTCATGATCCTGTCGATTGCATGAAGATACAGATATTGAGCAAGGATCGAAGAGACACAATGAATTTATTCCCTTTCGAAATTTCGTTGAATAGCCTCGAATAACTTTCTTTGACATATCGGCATACAAATGACGCACGCATAGACACATTACCAGCCACATCTCATTGTTCTTAAAATTCAAACACT
Encoded here:
- the Pmm2 gene encoding phosphomannomutase, with the protein product MSKKIMCLFDVDGTLTDPRQVIKPDVEKFILDVTRKEFDISVVGGSDIEKLKEQLGGGTIFEKYKYVFAENGLIAFHDGKQLPTETIQSVIGEEKLQEFINFCLKYISELHLPIKRGTFIEFRTGMLNISPIGRNCTKEERIQFYEYDIENQIRQKFIQALKKEFPDLALRYSIGGQISFDVFPIGWDKTYCLRHIQGYDEIHFFGDKTMEGGNDYEIYESDLTVGHRVTCPEDTINQLKVLMAVIKEQKDREQFTLPLQCA
- the Sgsh gene encoding N-sulfoglucosamine sulfohydrolase, coding for MLLNKLYIFIYLILFGLHHLNADKLPPKNAILLLADDGGFEMRSYLNKICQTPNLDYLAKESLLFNNAFTSVSSCSPSRSSLLTGLPSHQNGMYGLHHGIHHFNSFDNVQSLPKMLKNNNIRTGIIGKKHVGPSSVYPFDFAQTEENNSILQVGRNITKIKLLVREFLSQNKSQPFFLYIGFHDPHRCGHRHPEYGSFCEKFGNGDIGMGSIPDWHPIYYQWEQVKVPYFVQNTEAARRDIAAQYTTISRLDQGVGLVLKELENAGFKDNTLVIYTSDNGIPFPNGRTNLYEPGLAEPMMIRSPIPNHRRNSVTYSLTSLLDIVPTLLDWFNIPYMNQSHASFNANKVSAPRLTGKSLLPLLVEEPVENNTSVFGSQTHHEITMYYPMRAIRTKRYKLIHNINYKMPFPIDQDFYVSPTFQDILNRTRNNQPLPWYKTLGIYYERPEWELYDLKYDPEETNNIVFNSTAKQIFIDLKERLFKWQKMTNDPWLCAPSGVLNDIGTANAQCMPLQNFI
- the LOC117604914 gene encoding uncharacterized protein LOC117604914 isoform X1; translation: MKYIKMLTLETYQLTHPESLTDAELREILENRCIDFNHYKNFTRCELIELYKRVAMPLPQRQSENSQNSNVKKDNEESNSVNESHQNSVPLNDTSSTKPNVNEVTKAPQFSNMKSATSPGNEFKCTTKKVHLCNSSNIIKCNGVDKRNSDEKFDVGILTSCIQDGPFSMNTFGTFI
- the LOC117604914 gene encoding uncharacterized protein LOC117604914 isoform X2 gives rise to the protein MKYIKMLTLETYQLTHPESLTDAELREILENRCIDFNHYKNFTRCELIELYKRVAMPLPQRQSENSQNSNVKKDNEESNSVNESHQNSVPLNDTSSTKPNVNEVTKAPQFSNMKSATSPGNEFKCTTKKVHLCNSSNIIKCNGVDKRNSDEKFDGAPSRKRQKITWP
- the CPR4 gene encoding cuticular protein 4, translating into MVSEKVVIVLAIGVFATCQGGAVPVAAVPGFPAVAKLASFDPRLNYDPHPQYTYAYDVQDALTGDSKSQQESRNGDVVSGSYSFIEADGTRRIVEYTADSVNGFNAVVHREPVAVIKPAVKIAPVAFHH